The following coding sequences lie in one Cloeon dipterum chromosome 1, ieCloDipt1.1, whole genome shotgun sequence genomic window:
- the LOC135943390 gene encoding zinc finger protein 814-like: MPRKKSSKVKIDALRQNEDQPQELAGAEVDPSGANKDRNLKRKNDHRGKEEENQEVKLPKKSTSSNEIKKRDKRGECCECERIYASIIDHSKKKHNGELEKCTASDRVCKKYFDSAHNRIEHEQWQHPERKEFCCEFCHHSTDQKGNLKKHVRRMHSEKKIKCGELKCGNMFGSQADLRKHVKMCHTMGRCVKCGKEMNLNALDAHNRYVNCAQ; this comes from the exons ATGCCACGCAAGAAAAG CTCTAAGGTTAAAATAGATGCATTGAGGCAAAATGAAGATCAACCGCAGGAATTGGCAGGTGCTGAGGTAGATCCATCAGGTGCGAACAAAGATCGGAATTTGAAGAGAAAGAACGACCACCGTGGCAAGGAGGAGGAAAACCAAGAAGTAAAATTACCGAAAAAGTCTACGTCTTCAAACGAGATCAAAAAACGAGACAAAAGAGGCGAATGCTGCGAATGTGAGAGGATTTACGCTTCCATTATCGATCACTCCAAGAAAAAGCACAACGGAGAGTTGGAAAAGTGCACCGCCAGTGATCGCGtttgcaagaaatatttcgACTCGGCCCACAACAGAATCGAACACGAGCAGTGGCAGCATCCGGAGCGCAAGGAATTCTGCTGCGAATTTTGCCATCACTCGACAGatcagaagggaaatttgaaaaaacatgTTCGACGGATGCATTCggagaagaaaatcaaatgcGGAGAGTTGAAGTGTGGCAACATGTTTGGCTCACAGGCAGATTTGAGAAAACATGTCAAGATGTGTCACACAATGGGAAGATGTGTCAAATGTGGCAAAGAAATGAACCTGAATGCACTTGATGCGCACAACCGGTATGTTAATTGTGCTCAGTAA